From a region of the Halolamina sp. CBA1230 genome:
- a CDS encoding rhomboid family intramembrane serine protease: MDRDRDPEQAARQVAADLRSWFSGVPVTVGAVALLVCWHALAPWLAAGLGAERFGTWFVARASPSPGWLLATLSHAGPGHLAANLLLLVIWGTIAEHVLGAKRYAAFLVTTGVAGILAQVAQYVAQGVTGGIVGASGAAQATTAFAAVALAAGRGPFDTPETRRGVFAGAVSVVVLQLLNDFTGLLTVVPETSGVAHLTGIVLGALYAVVDTRRRIR; encoded by the coding sequence ATGGACCGCGATCGCGACCCGGAGCAGGCGGCCCGACAGGTCGCCGCGGATCTGCGGTCGTGGTTCAGCGGCGTCCCCGTGACCGTCGGCGCCGTCGCGCTGCTTGTCTGCTGGCACGCGCTCGCACCGTGGCTCGCCGCCGGCCTCGGCGCCGAACGCTTCGGCACGTGGTTCGTCGCCCGCGCGTCGCCGTCGCCGGGGTGGCTGCTCGCGACGCTCAGCCACGCCGGTCCGGGCCACCTCGCCGCGAACCTCCTCCTGCTGGTGATCTGGGGGACGATCGCCGAACACGTACTGGGCGCGAAGCGCTACGCCGCGTTCCTCGTGACGACCGGCGTCGCCGGGATCCTGGCACAGGTCGCCCAGTACGTCGCGCAGGGCGTCACCGGCGGGATCGTCGGCGCCAGCGGCGCGGCACAGGCGACGACGGCGTTCGCGGCCGTCGCGCTGGCTGCCGGTCGGGGGCCGTTCGACACGCCGGAGACACGCCGGGGTGTGTTCGCCGGCGCCGTCTCGGTCGTCGTGCTCCAGCTCCTGAACGACTTCACCGGCCTCCTGACGGTGGTTCCGGAGACCTCCGGCGTCGCCCACCTGACGGGGATCGTGCTCGGCGCGCTCTACGCGGTCGTCGACACACGGCGGCGCATCCGTTGA
- a CDS encoding A/G-specific adenine glycosylase: MTDADAGTTPAGDAPLPADLDLDAVREALIEWYEDDHRPFPWRQTDDAYEIHVSEVMSQQTQLDRVVSAWSDFRDRWPTVEALAAADRSEVVAFWTDHSLGYNNRAKYLHEAANQVVDEYGGEYPEEPGELEELMGVGPYTANAVASFAFNNGNAVVDTNVERVTYRAFDVPDDDDAFEQAASELMPEGESRVWNNAIMELGGVACTKSPSCDEAGCPWRKWCHAYETGDFTAPDVPEQPSFEGSRRQFRGRIVRHLGEHDAVPVDDLGHRIRVDYTPDGEHGREWLEGLLDDLAEDGLVAVEERDGKQVARLR, encoded by the coding sequence ATGACCGACGCCGACGCCGGCACGACCCCGGCCGGCGACGCCCCGCTGCCCGCGGATCTCGACCTCGACGCCGTCCGCGAGGCGCTGATCGAGTGGTACGAGGACGACCACCGGCCGTTCCCGTGGCGTCAGACCGACGACGCCTACGAGATCCACGTCAGCGAGGTGATGAGCCAGCAGACCCAGTTGGACCGCGTCGTCTCTGCATGGAGTGATTTCCGCGACCGCTGGCCGACCGTCGAGGCGCTCGCCGCCGCCGACCGCAGCGAGGTGGTGGCGTTCTGGACCGACCACTCGCTGGGGTACAACAACCGCGCGAAGTACCTCCACGAGGCCGCGAACCAGGTCGTCGACGAGTACGGCGGTGAGTACCCTGAAGAGCCCGGCGAGCTCGAGGAGCTGATGGGCGTCGGCCCGTACACCGCCAACGCGGTCGCCTCCTTCGCGTTCAACAACGGCAACGCCGTCGTGGACACGAACGTCGAACGAGTCACTTACCGCGCCTTCGACGTGCCGGACGACGACGACGCGTTCGAGCAGGCTGCGAGCGAACTGATGCCCGAGGGGGAGTCGCGGGTCTGGAACAACGCGATCATGGAACTCGGCGGCGTCGCCTGTACGAAATCACCCTCCTGCGACGAGGCCGGCTGCCCGTGGCGGAAGTGGTGTCACGCCTACGAGACCGGCGACTTCACCGCGCCGGACGTGCCCGAGCAGCCGAGCTTCGAGGGCTCCCGTAGACAGTTCCGGGGACGGATCGTTCGCCATCTCGGGGAACACGACGCGGTCCCCGTCGACGACCTCGGCCACCGCATCCGCGTGGACTACACGCCCGACGGCGAGCACGGACGGGAGTGGCTGGAGGGGCTGCTCGACGATCTCGCCGAGGACGGACTCGTCGCGGTCGAGGAACGGGACGGCAAGCAGGTCGCGCGCCTTCGATGA
- a CDS encoding RND family transporter: MVLLSGLVVAGIPQLETGSQAGADADAFDDVERVQKAQYVQSQFGGSDDGPDRTFETVYVRDEDGTVLSKESLLAGLRYQRTIRENATVDAALHEDGVTGLSNLVAKRAAGSQNASLGEQIRALEGATPAEVERLVERTLANDPRALRYLPTDHERNETAATDRRMLVAFDADAANGTVDNATAALYHTASDRSAAGLFVVNAAAWSEASSQFFTEMVELVVPAALAFILVVLGFAYRDLVDVIVGMVGVVLSVLWMFGLLGWLGVAAGTTSIIPVVLVAGLSIDYGFHVFNRYREQRGDEEGIRAPMRRGVTLVATALVLVTVTAAIGFLANLANPLPMIRNLGVSITLGVVSSLLIFVTVVPALKVGIDGLLERFGFDRHKQPLGHGRYLRPVLSKAVTLARRGAPVVLVLALVVGTAGGVAWMDLNEESYQQNDGQVAEWKQELPDPIGWDTHPVPERSQHVEEVYQPASTDAAAQEPILIEGAVTADDTLEELRDGVDYIEEQELLIDRADDRPVTSPVTAMHAVAADNESFAAVLEDADTDGNGVPDRNLEGVYDAFYAADSDVASRVIERDDDEYESVLVTLSLDADYAEANSVVTTLADGADRMGGDGRTATVAGNFAVSEALLGQVVEGILTTMLLALVAIALTLAAVFRYMHGSATLGLVVSIPIALVLGLVIGGMYLMSIPLTLLTALLMSLVIGLGVDYNIHVGDRFADERRAGASTFEALDAAVTGTGGALLGSTLTSAGAFATITLVPHPQLQSFGAIVVIAMTTAFAVSVLVLPSLLVLWDRYVPASVATEAIPTRVPQD; the protein is encoded by the coding sequence ATGGTCCTCCTGTCGGGGTTGGTCGTGGCCGGGATCCCCCAACTCGAGACGGGGAGTCAGGCCGGTGCCGACGCCGACGCGTTCGACGACGTGGAGCGCGTCCAGAAAGCACAGTACGTCCAGAGCCAGTTCGGCGGGTCCGACGACGGCCCGGACCGCACCTTCGAGACGGTGTACGTCCGGGACGAGGACGGTACCGTCCTCTCGAAGGAGTCCCTGCTCGCCGGCCTGCGGTACCAGCGGACGATCCGTGAGAACGCGACGGTCGACGCCGCCCTCCACGAGGACGGCGTCACAGGTCTCTCGAACCTCGTCGCCAAGCGCGCGGCGGGCAGCCAGAACGCCTCGCTCGGGGAGCAGATCCGGGCGCTCGAGGGCGCGACGCCCGCCGAGGTCGAACGGCTGGTCGAGCGCACGCTGGCGAACGATCCGCGGGCGCTCCGGTACCTGCCGACCGACCACGAGCGGAACGAGACGGCCGCGACCGACCGTCGGATGCTCGTCGCGTTCGACGCCGACGCCGCCAACGGCACCGTCGACAACGCGACCGCGGCGCTGTATCACACCGCGAGCGACCGGTCCGCGGCCGGCTTGTTCGTCGTGAACGCCGCCGCCTGGAGCGAGGCCAGCAGCCAGTTCTTCACGGAGATGGTCGAACTCGTAGTGCCGGCCGCGCTGGCGTTCATCCTCGTCGTGCTCGGGTTCGCCTACCGCGATCTGGTCGACGTGATCGTCGGCATGGTCGGCGTCGTCCTCTCGGTGCTGTGGATGTTCGGCCTGCTGGGCTGGCTGGGCGTCGCTGCGGGCACCACCAGCATCATCCCGGTGGTGTTGGTCGCCGGGCTGAGCATCGACTACGGGTTCCACGTGTTCAACCGCTACCGCGAACAGCGCGGCGACGAGGAGGGGATCCGCGCGCCGATGCGCCGCGGCGTCACGCTCGTCGCGACGGCGCTCGTCCTCGTCACGGTCACCGCGGCGATCGGCTTCCTCGCGAACCTCGCGAACCCGCTGCCGATGATCCGCAACCTCGGCGTGTCGATCACGCTTGGCGTCGTCTCGTCGCTGCTGATCTTCGTCACGGTCGTCCCCGCGCTGAAGGTCGGCATCGACGGTCTGCTCGAACGGTTCGGGTTCGATCGTCACAAACAGCCCCTCGGCCACGGGCGCTACCTCCGGCCGGTGCTCTCGAAGGCAGTAACCCTCGCCCGGCGCGGCGCACCGGTCGTGCTCGTCCTCGCGCTCGTCGTCGGCACCGCCGGCGGCGTCGCGTGGATGGACCTCAACGAGGAGAGCTACCAGCAGAACGACGGCCAAGTCGCGGAGTGGAAACAGGAGCTCCCGGATCCGATCGGCTGGGACACCCATCCCGTCCCCGAGCGGAGCCAGCACGTCGAGGAAGTGTACCAGCCCGCGAGCACCGATGCCGCGGCACAGGAACCGATACTGATCGAAGGAGCCGTCACGGCCGACGACACGCTCGAAGAGCTCCGGGACGGCGTCGACTACATCGAGGAACAGGAGCTGCTGATCGATCGGGCCGACGACCGCCCCGTCACCTCACCCGTGACCGCGATGCACGCCGTCGCCGCGGACAACGAGTCGTTCGCGGCCGTCCTCGAGGACGCCGATACGGACGGTAACGGCGTCCCCGACCGGAACCTCGAAGGCGTGTACGACGCGTTCTACGCGGCCGACAGCGACGTTGCGAGCCGCGTGATCGAGCGCGACGACGACGAGTACGAGTCGGTCCTCGTGACGCTGTCGCTCGACGCCGACTACGCCGAGGCAAACAGCGTCGTCACGACGCTGGCCGACGGTGCCGACCGCATGGGAGGCGACGGCCGGACCGCGACCGTCGCCGGCAACTTCGCCGTCAGCGAGGCGCTGCTCGGCCAGGTCGTCGAGGGAATCCTCACGACGATGCTGCTCGCGCTGGTGGCCATCGCGCTGACCCTCGCCGCCGTGTTCAGATACATGCACGGCAGCGCCACGCTGGGGCTGGTCGTCTCGATCCCCATCGCGCTGGTACTCGGGCTGGTGATCGGCGGGATGTACCTCATGTCGATCCCGCTGACGCTGCTGACCGCGCTGCTGATGAGCCTCGTCATCGGCCTCGGGGTGGACTACAACATCCACGTCGGCGACCGCTTCGCCGACGAACGCCGCGCCGGCGCGAGCACGTTCGAGGCGCTCGACGCCGCCGTCACCGGCACCGGCGGCGCGCTCCTGGGCAGCACGCTCACCTCCGCGGGCGCGTTCGCCACCATCACGCTCGTGCCCCACCCCCAGCTCCAGAGCTTCGGCGCCATCGTCGTGATCGCGATGACGACGGCGTTCGCGGTGAGCGTGCTGGTGCTGCCGAGCTTGCTGGTGCTCTGGGACCGCTACGTCCCCGCGAGCGTCGCGACCGAAGCTATCCCGACCCGGGTGCCACAGGACTGA